The DNA region ATTGTTGTTCCGGCACTCCGATATTTTGAATCAAAGATTGAGGAATAATGATGTCCTGGACACCAACAAGAGAGCAGCTATTGCCATGCTCGTCATCAGTATTATCATCGTCTTTGCAAAGCTCAAGAAATGATAATACTTCTTCAGTCTCCTCCTTCTTAGTGGTGCTGTTACACTTGGGgtcctcctccacctcctcatGCTGCCGCTGCACTACTAATCGCGCCAAAAAGACGTGGAGAGTGGTGAGATTGTTGTTCGCGGAGATGGAGAGGTGCTTTGACACGAAACCCGGATTGTTGATGAGAGCGGACCACCATTTAGAGACACATTTGAATCGCATCAGAGTTTTGGGAGGCAGAGTTAGTAGGACTTTCAGCAACATATCTTGTCCCATTTTCATTTTGCTGCTGCAACACTACTCGCGCTCTCCCTCTAACGATAAACAACAAATTATGAAAACTTTTTAATTAAGATTTCTAAGAAGAAAAAATCACAAACAGTAAACTGTTTCAGATTTTAGATCAAATCTTTGATTAATTCTCGGAAGCAAGGTCCAATTACATACATCCTGATCTGCGTGTGTGCATATCATCACCATAGAAACTGATTAGGATTAGTAAGTAaagattttaattaattgttgcAGAAATTACCGGAGACGAAAGAGACCCCCGCCGGAGAAGGAGTCGACGGAGGCCGCACCAGCTGGCTTTGTGTTCTGCTCTACGACCCTGAGGAGAGACCGAGTGTGAGAGATGCGTTTCTTCAACCCTCTACCTCAAAAGTTGGGCCCACCTAATATTAtccattgctttctttgtgGGCCTCATGGAACATGTAATTTGATTTTAGCCCGAGTTCATTTCTTCTGTCACATCCTGTCAACATGGCATAATGTGGATTATGCCTTCATTTTAGCTTGCATTGTACTATGAAGATACGTTATTcggaaaaaaaatgtataatatTTTCATTTCTTAGAGTAGATGTTACACCCGCCCCtaatttaaatcatatttttactaagtttgagtttatcttgtttttaaaattattttgggTCTTAAATGGTGTGCCCAAGAGCCCACCCCCTGTTTTGTCCCCcgttccctttccctttcttttatttattttctttttcttctgaaaagtctctctttctctcttctccctcttctCTCCCTCGGCacaactctctccctctcacccGTGCCCTTCTTCCCTGCAAATCCTCACTTCCACACCACATCAATGAAGATGACAGCACCCATCACAACCTCTGCAGTTTTCTCTCATCCGTTGTAGAAAGGACGACGAAATCCCAGAAGCCTCCGACGAGCACCGCccctttcgaggcaatttccggccaaactaccgcgagttggccggcgtacaaggtatcaatctcttcgtatcgtcaagtactacaactttcctttttgtttcaccccatttagttgagtattgaagacgttatactcatttgaatcttacccagtttccggcgagtccgacggctttcgaggcgttttgcggtcaaaccacggcgagttagacgtcgtgtgaggtaccattatcttcgtctcttcaagggctacaactttcgtttttgtctcgcttgatttcgttgagttttgacaaagttatggccgtttaaagatTGTGCATTTTCCGGCCGAATTCCGGCTTCCTCTCCCATTGGGTCCAGCGACCCACCAAAAAccaaggcctttgggccttCCTTGCCGAGCCCAACCCTCTTGGTTGTGAGGCCTTTGGgcctttgtgtgtgtgtgtgtgttatgagGGCTTGCCTTGTGcagcccgtgtgtgtgtgtgtgttttagggttgtgtagtgtgtgagtgtgtgtgtgttgtgtgtgagtttgggcttaagcccaaaccaccccttttcaccctaaacccttttaacccaaaaccttagaattccaaaactcaATAGATCATaatcctatttaacctaaaccctaatctggatttcaagcataaaacccgttagacctaatttgaccgttgaccccggtcaacgttgactttagggttgactttttgggttttcgtccgagacccttcttagggtaattcgacgttctgaatccgtttccaatgtccattttcccaaattcaattgctataatagagttttattaattggactctTTATGTGATTAGGGGCAATTATATGTGGCATTCCTTCTTTGatagtttgcgtggctcttcggcggctaagtactgtgagtggaccccttctaaaatgcatgttttatagtagaaatgcatacatgaaaagcatgatttgatgATTACGTTTTACGAAACGTTTTGtaagataacatgcttactgaggccactttgaattattactatttttcctataacccgtgttcttatagaatatccgatggatgacgatatgatatttagaacatgtttcgaacacctctttatagtatagatgatggatgattttatactatgaagttgtttttcaatatatatatgttcaatggtttcgtacttacctagtggtcatttccgctacgggacgtagggatagattccggtccgtcccgggcgacggtttggtgttggcatagggcctggagtgtgtttcctctggctatttagcacagagacggggagccagcatggggcctgaagtgtattttcctcttactgtctgctcagagacggggagccggcatggggcctgggggttatcggacaattcactagtgattattatatatgagttatgatttgagatactgtgtttatcattatatatgtgttttcataaacctGGGGGctagtacgttgataactgttttattatatatatatcaacttggtccactcatgtttgttttgcgcccccttcagggcttagaatcgaggcatacaatcccggcatccaggcacttccgcatcggcgTCTTCGAGTTCTTTTGGTTTGGGACCCATTCCTTTGTTCATCAAATTTtatatcgttttttttttgtattctaGTTAGTCATATGctttgaacacgttccttaaatgcttattcttttatatttataagtcttagtTATCCTTTATTTTCAGCAATTGcatcaataaatggctttcgtcaccctcaggtgtcggccagcacgtgcctatcctggtattcgggaaatatcgggatcggggtgtgtcagtagaTCTTAATCATGTCaattttcatgtattgagaTATGCATTCATTGTATCTATATTTtgggtaaatatcagtttactaccctcaagtttcatggttttcaacttttggtacataaagtttttttcgtcccagagtcatacctaaagtgttaattttgggatagtctcatacatccgttaatcaAACTGTTAACTCTGctattaactgatgatgtgacatctatgtggacaatgactggacgtcacgtgtcattaagggatccacgtggaaattaaaaattcaaaaaaaataattatttaaataaaagttaaaaaaaaaaggcaaaagcAAAACCCAGATCGTCTTCCCCAAATCCCCCCATGCCCACCCTCCCACCCCTATCACCTGCAACCACTTCCCTCCCCATTGCGCCTCCATCCCCCATCATCGCTCCCAAAAATCCCGTCGTCGCCACCCGAGCCCACCCCCTTCCCCCATCCCAAAAATCCCGCCGTCGTCCTCTTTCTCCCGTCCCATTATCCCCTCGAAGCCGTTGATGGCGAGGTCCAaatccttgaggtttttgagaCAACCCAGCGAGTCGGGAATCTCGCCAACTTAGTTTCACTCGGTGAGCCAGAGCACCTGAAGGTTTGTCAAATTGCCGAGTTCCGCCGGGATCCGACCCGGGTGAAACGGGTTATAggaaaggttgagcatttttaggGTGGAAATGTTGTCGAGAAATTGGGGGATGGTGCTTTTGATGAGATTGTAGACGAGAGAGAGGACCTCGAGTTTCTGCAAGCGACCGAATGAGTCGGGAATCTCGCTAACTTAGTTTCACTCGGTGAGCCAGATCACCTCAAGGTTTGTCAAATTGCCGAGTTCCGCCGGGATCCGACCCGGGTGAAACGGGTTGTAggaaaggttgagcatttttaggGTGGAAATGTTGTCGAGAAACTGGGGGATGGTGCTTTTGATGAGAATGTAAACGAGAGAGAGGACCTTGAGTTTCTGCAAGCGACTGAAGGAGTTGGGAATTGGTCCGGAGAAATTGTTTTCGGTGAGGTCGAGGTATTTTAGGTTAGGGAGGGTGGCGGGGAGGACGCTGGTGAGAAGGTTCTGggagaggttaaggtgctcgaGATTTTGACAAGGAAAAAGTGAGGGAGGGAGGGTGGGGAGATAAGTGGTTGCGGGTGATGGGGTGGGAAAGTGGGCACGGGGGACTTGGGGAAGACAATCTGGGTTTtgctttatcattattattattattattattattagttaattattttaataacttttctttaaataattattttttttgaatttttaatttctacTTGGAccctttaatgacacgtggcgtccagtcattgtccaGCATAGGGGCCACATCATCAATTAACGACAGAGTTaatagtttgactaacagatgtatgagactgtcccaaaattaacactttaggtatgactctgggacgaaaaaaacttcatgtaccaaatgttgaaaaccacgaaacttaagggtagtaaactgatatttacgCCTATATTTTTGTTCTACACTAGCAATTGGGCCTTTGGTGGCAATTGAACCTCTATTTTAGACTGAAGTAATTTGGTGAAAGGTATGCATGCATCTTATCTATCTAATGAAGGAGATATGAGCAGGTCAAGTTGGCGGGTCGACGACCCGATCGCCCTAAACACGGGTCAGCAGGTCCCCTCTCGTTATGGAAAGCCTCTGGAGTCTTTCGGAAGCCGCACCTCCATTTATAGAAATGTGGTCAAATTACTAAAGTGCCCACTAacttgaaatgaccaaaatacccCTAACTTCCTTCTTTTCTCAAAAAACGGAAAATTTAATGAACTATCTCCAATTCAATCTCTGAAATActtcaaaaaatgaaataaaactaaattttgGGACGAAATATCACAAAAGGTCTACCAATTTACTTACCATATTAGAGACACATTTGAATCGCATCAGAGTTTTGGGAGGCAAAGATAGTAGAATTTTCACCAACATATCTTGTCCCATTTTGTTGCAACACCACTCACGCTCTCCCtctaacgtttttttttttttgtttgtttggacAAGAGGTAGCATTTCATTAAGGGCAGAGCCCATAAGCCAAACAACAATACAAGGAAGAAAGACAGAACAAGGCAGAGTAAAAGTAAAGAAATACAGAACAAAGAAAGCCAAAAGAGGTCTCGCCCATAGCTGAGCCTGGGAAGAAGGCAGAGCACGACACAAAAGCGAGGCTGAGGTCCAATCTGCTATCCTTCCCAAACGCAACTTCCAAAGTTTTATGGGGGGCAAGGGAGACCATCTTTGGATAAAATGTGAACTAGAGAGGATGGGGGCCTTATGACCCAAACATCAGAGTGCATCCCTCTTTTACATTGCGAAGCAACCTAATCGGCTGCACAATTCGCTTGACAAGGAACCACCGCCAGTTGATCGAATGAAAACGAATGGAGAGATTCCGAATTTGGATTAGCAAGGGAAAAATGGTCCAGTTTCCGTTCTTGAAGTCACCCTTGATGTTGTTGATGAGCTCCAGAGAGTCGGACTTGAAGACCACATCCTGAAAATTGTTGTGGATCGCTGGCGGTGGATTATACATGAAACTGATTAAGCTTTTTAATTAAGATttctaagaagaagaaaaaatcatATACAGGAAACTGATTAAGCTTTaagatcagaactttgattaATTTTCTTACTATCAGGATCAACTTGAAAAACTGCGTCAACAACAGGCTCTAGTACCATTCTGATGATAGAAGAATCACTGAGAGAGGTATCAAGTTTATGCAATAAATAACACCACGTGTTCAAGCAAGCTAAGTGAACAGATACATCACATTTAGTCGACATGATGCCTATCAGTGGTGTCATAATGAGCTTTGTGCTTTTTAAGTATCCGTTTTTTTGAATTTCACTATCGTTTCCTTTGCATGTTCCTATTTGTTCCATACCATTGTCCTTTTTTGTCGCTTTTTTGTCGCATTTGTCTCAAGGGGTAATATCATGGTATGGTGAACAAGGGCATCAATAAGACCTTCCCAGGCAACCTGCAAAATTGGAGTACATAACAATCTTAGCTTAAGACATGGAATCTGAAAGTCTGGATATTCTGAGACTAGATGAGGTTTGTAGGAAAGAAAATATTTGAAGTTCAATAGCAAAGGAGTAGTCTAGGTAAAGATCAACCATAATACTCACGGCTTGAAGAGTTGTTTTGTATAGAACATGAGAAAAGTAAACATGATTAAGCATGGTCTACAAACGTTAGACTATATAATTGCCcagtttttcttcaaaaaatataattgcccaattaatgggttaatcaAGATGGCATATTCAAAGAGAAAATGTAATTTATAGCCCCAATATTATAACCGCTTTAATGCTTCAGTTTTTGGTTtgcgaaaaacaaaaaaaactgaaattgagattagaaaAAATCATTAAGAATGATATTAACATGATCAATGAGGAGTTGTATTTTGAAATACCCAATAAAAAATGCCAACAATTCCCCACATATTTCAAAATACAAATTGAATCACAAAAGGAATTTGAGTAAAACAAGTTTAAAGAGGACAAGGAAATACGAAAGGAAAATGAGAATTCAACGCATCAACACTAGTGTTTTTTGGACTATGAACCAACCTTAGGATGAGTTAGCAGTAACTCACAGAAATTTggtaaaaattgaatttgagtAGAACAAGTTTATCATGATCAATGAGGATATTAACAAGTTTAAAGAACACAAGGATTGAACACAAGTTTAAATTGAATTTGGGTGTGCTGTACAGATTATAGGGGATTGAACACATGTATTTCCTTGTGTTCTTTAAACTTGTTAATATCCTCATTGATCATGTTAAACTTGTTCTACTCAAATTCCTTTTTTCACAAGATTGaacacaagttttttttttttttttgcccaatTAATGGGTTATAATACAACTCCTCATTGACCATGTTAATATCCCTAATTTTCTGTTTCCGTTTTTAATTGTATCGTCATTCTAGGGTTTCTGGGAATTTGGGTGTGCTGTACAGATTATAGGGGTGTATTTATCAATTGCTGTTACATGTTTGCTATTATAACTTAATTAGGGTTGAGAACTATAATTTTGGGAATAAGTTTGCAAATTGGCTTCCTGTTGCGTCGAGAGGGCATGAGATTATGGTGTATTTATCAAAGAAACATTATATTAACTAGAGCTTACTTCAATTTTAGGCGGCTTATGTTCAAGAATGAGTTTGACAGCAGCTATGTGGGATTTATGAGGGATGGAGCACAGTGGTTTGTGGAGAACACAGACATTAAACTTGTTGGTGAGATATATATATTCGCACttctgttatttttttttacatgtaGTGACTAACTTTGACTCCATTTCTATTTCTACCTGATGTTTTGAAGACGAAGTTGCATGTATTTATAGTACCTATTAGGTGGAGGGGTTAAAATGAAACGATCGAAACAGATGCGAAATTGTGAAAAACTTAATTAAGTAACATTCCTACTCCCACTACAAATGAAAATCAATGCAAGTCTGCAATTCAGTATATAACTTGTTAcatataaagttttaataaagttaCTAGTGGGAGCAAGTAAATCCTGGAACGTGTTTTGTTATCAGTTACTAGTTCACATGACTAGTATTTATGAATAAGTATTAATAAAGTCTTCTTCATTGATAAGGTTTCCACACTAATGAAGTCTTAAAAGTCGTGTGGTTGTTTCGAAGTTTTCCCTTTAGATGCACATCTTTAGTTATGACAGTATGTGTATATTTTATTATGCATAATGGTTTTGACAATATTATGATTGGTTAGTAGGACAAACAACCAAGAGTTTCAATATGAAACATTAAGATAAATTGATGTATCGATTCTTAAGGGGACCAAGTGCAGGATGTGAGAAACTATACATCTACAGACACATTTTACACAAAATCTTGTGGGAGTTCAATGTGTTAGTCAGTTTTGTGAATGTAATTATGGGGATTTTGTTTGACGAATTGAACAGGTTACCCCTTAGTTCTTCATGAATACTAATTAATGACCTGAACTTGTATTCGTGATTCAAGTTGGTGCTGATTTCGTGGCCATTTAAGAATAACTTCACATAAGGCGAACTACTGTTGAATCAAGTGTTAGCTCTAGTGGGATAATGTAAGTTCTAATGAGAGCTGAACACTTGATCATCTTTAGTTTGGAGACGTGAGGATATAAGATATTGGAATTAACTAAGATTGTAAACTGACAAGGAATTTGTATAATAGGTGTTTCAGCTAAAACAGTCACGATAGTGTTGAAACACTTTATTCTATTCCGCTGACTTCATTTATATTGATCTTACAGTTGTTACCATAGCTTTATGTGGGCTATACTTGGTGCAGTTTCCGGGTCTCCGCCGTTAAACTTGCAACTGGTTGTTTGGCCTGGATCACAGTCAATTCTGTTATTGCCAGATTCATCATAGCAGAGGGCGACTTGGGCCAAAAATATTAATAGATTACTTCCCTTCTTGCTCTTCTTGCTCTTCTTCTGTTCTTGTTGATAGCATCTGATATTGACGGAATGTCCGCCGGTTTCGGACTCAATGGCCTTTGTTATCTGATCGATGGAGTACAATTTGTACAACGACATCTTGGGCTGAAGTGGTTGGGGTACAATATTAGCCTTCTGCAGGATTTGAGCTATATCAAAATCACGGTACGTCGCTAGGGTCTTCCGGAAGTACTTGCTCTTCGGGAACACATTGTCGGAGCACTTTCCGTGCTTATCATACTCTCTTTGCCAGAATTCGACATGGTTCCCATCTTTCCAGTCCCACCACGAACTGAGTAGGTCCTTTTTCAGTGCATCATCCATCtacatatattatttaattaaaacataaGAAGAAAACTAGTTAAGAATACACGTACATACACGGAAACACACGTACATATACGGTACACATGTAGGGAGATATATAatgatacatatatacatacatacacacacgtaGGGACACACATGCATATTAACTATTGAGACTTAATTTGTGAATAATTACCTCATTCACATTAAAGGCATCCCCCATGCAGTTAAGGGATGAAGAGGATGATTTATTCGCAGGCCAGAGACCATGAATAGTGAACCGAAGATGAGATGGTTGCATGATGTGGCATTTattcacccccccccccctttatCTTGGCATTCAGCAGCTGGCCAGAACTGAACATGCATAAAGTATTGGAATGGTGTGTAAGCGGATGAAACAGTgagaaacaagaagaaaaatatgacTTGCACTAACTTGGACTCCATTTCTATTTCTACCTGATGTTTTGAAGACGAAGTTGCATGTATTTATAGTACCTATGGGGTGGAGggaggtggaggtggtggaGGGGTTAAAATGAAACGATCGAAACATATGTGAAATTGTGAAAAACTTAAGTAACATTCCTACTCCCACTACAAATGAAAATCAATACAAGTCTGCAATTCAGTATATAACTTGTTACATATCACCATCAAGTTTTCAATTTGTAGGCAAAAGAAACTGCATGCATGTGTGGACATGCTGTGAGAAATTTGTATCCAACACAGATTATTGTTTTGTTTCCATTTCAAGAATTCACCAACAAATAAAACATATACATTTTCAAGTACTCCATCACGACCATTACACATGCCACCTTCCCCATCTAAAGAATAAGTTAATTTCCAATTTCATTCGACCTGAATGTCATGAATATCATTCAATAAGAAACCCACTTAGTTTTATGGCTTTTCTTCCCTTTATGGTAAATATGgaattaaattgaaaaattcTTAATTATATACAAATCATTTACCCATGGTATTGATGTTTAAAacactttcttttcttctttttgttttttgttgaatTGTAGAGGCTATTTCTATGAAAAATATTTacttaaccgattttctctcatctttccttcaatttcggctactcctactttaccccggatatcctcattcctaatcttatcttttctcatgtgcccacacatccaacgaagcatcctcatctccgctacacccattttgtgtacgtgttgatgcttcaccgcccaacattctgtgccatacagcatcgtcggccttattgccgtcctataaaattttcccttgagcttcagtggcatacggcggtcacacaacacgccggatgcactcttccacttcatccatccagcttgtattctatggttgagatctccatctaattctccgttcttttgcaagatagatcctaggtaacgaaaacggtcgctctttggtatttcttgatctccgatcctcacccctaactcgttttggcctccatttgcactgaacttgcactccatatattctatctttgatcggcttaggcgaagacctttagattccaacacttctctccaaaggttaagctttgcatttaccctttcctgagtttcatctatcaacactatatcgtctgcgaaaagcatacaccaagaaatatcatcttgaatatgtcctcatccattaccaacgcaaaaaggtaaggacttaaggatgagccttgatgtaatcctacagttatgggaaagctttcggtttgtccttcatgagttcttatgacagtctttgctccttcatacatatcttgtatagcttggatatatgctactcgtactcctttcttctctaaaatcctccaaagaatgtttcttgggaccctatcatacgctttttccaaatctataaagaccatgtgtaaatcctttttcccatctctatatctttccatcaatcttcgtaagagatagattgcctccatggttgagcgccctggcatgaacccgaattggttgtctgaaacccgtgtctcttgcctcaatctatgctcaatgactctctcccaaagcttcattgtatgactcattagcttaatacccctatagttcatgcaattttgtacatcgcccttattcttgtagataggcaccaaagtgctcattcgccactcatttggcatcttctttgttttcaaaatcctattgaaaaggtgagtgagccatgttatacctgtctctcccaaaactttccacacttcgattggtatatcgttttggcctactgcttttctatgcttcatcttcttcaaagctacaaccacttcttccttccggattctacgataaaaagagtagtttctacactcttctgagttactcaactcccctaaagaagcaatcctttcatgtccttcattgaaaagattatgaaaataacctttccatctgtctttaaccgcgttctctgtagcaagaacctttccatcctcatccttgatgcacctcacttggtttaggtcccttgtcttcttttcccttgctctagctagtttatagatatccaactctccttctttggtatctagtcgcttatacatatcgtcataagccgctaacttagcttctctcacagctttcttcgcctcttgcttcgcttttctatacctttcaccattttcatcggtcttatccttgtataaggctttacaacattccttcttagccttcacctttgtttgtacctcctcattccaccaccaagattccttttggtgtggggcaaagcccttagactctcctaatacctcttttgctacttttcggatacaactagccatggaatcccacatttggttagcttccccctctctatcccacacacactgggtgattactttctctttgaaaatggcttgtttttcttcttttagattccaccatctagtccttgggcacttccaagtcttgttcttttttctcactcttttgatatgtacatccatcaccaacaagcgatgttgattagccacgctctctcctggtataactttgcaatccttacaagttatacgatcccctttcctcattagaagaaaatctatttgtgtttttgacgacccactcttgtaggtgatcacatgttcttctctcttcttaaagaaggtgttggctaagaagagatcatatgccattgcaaaatccaagatagcttccccatcctcgtttctctccccaaaaccatggccaccatgaaaacctccatagttgcctgtctccctgcccccgtgtccatttaaatctcctcctataaataacttctccgtctgagcaattccttgcaccaagtctgcaaggtcttcccaaaatttctccttcgaactcgtatccaaccctacttgaggtgcgtacgcactaatcacattgataagttcttgtcctattacaatcttgattgccatgattctatctcctaccctcttgacatctacaacatcttgtgtcaaggtcttgtccacgatgatgccaacactgtttctcgttctatttgtgcccgaataccatagtttaaaccctgagttttctagatcctttgccttacgaccaacccacttagtttcttgtaggcacataatatttatccttctcctcaccataacttctactacttccatagattttcccatcaaggttcctatattccacgttcctaaacgcattttgctctcttgaactctacccttctgtcatagcttcttcacccttccccgtctaataggatcaaagtacttcttttgtgtgtcctgtgtaaagttgataggagcatatgctcccaaacaactttgagtggagtcgttcgaaaagaagtttatatagcccccttgctcatttaacactgcatccgggtgccgatggagatacagcgacccttgctcacttatcactgtgctcgggccacacagcgcgccacttacgggtgacgccctagctttatcgcgattttgttctggattcattttcataaggattcgacgtgatcatggagtgccggctgtcgactacctgacgccctccccctcctcctttatccgggcttgggaccggcaatgtaagataaacttacacggcggagtttgAGCCGGGTCattataaaaactaaaatatctaTGTTTTCTCTACAGAGCCCGAGAACTCCGGCCTTTTCCAGTATCCccaaattatatttaaaaactcaCAGCCCTAATCGTTGCAACCTTCCAACTTTAAACCCAAGTTACCCTATTCTCCACCACCATTTGCCGTTCCACCGCCCTTAGCTGCCtaattttatttcttccaaATTTATATAAGTTTTTAAATCCTAGCTCTAGAGTCCCAACTCCCAATTAATAAGATATATGTTACATTTACAACTTTTATCTTTGTAGAGTCACTATTTGCGATATGTTGCTGAGGAGAATTTGTTGGTTTTATTACATTTGATATTAatcttgatttattcaattaacCA from Malus domestica chromosome 01, GDT2T_hap1 includes:
- the LOC103438593 gene encoding uncharacterized protein; this translates as MQPSHLRFTIHGLWPANKSSSSSLNCMGDAFNVNEMDDALKKDLLSSWWDWKDGNHVEFWQREYDKHGKCSDNVFPKSKYFRKTLATYRDFDIAQILQKANIVPQPLQPKMSLYKLYSIDQITKAIESETGGHSVNIRCYQQEQKKSKKSKKGSNLLIFLAQVALCYDESGNNRIDCDPGQTTSCKFNGGDPETAPSIAHIKLW